From the genome of Nitrospirota bacterium, one region includes:
- a CDS encoding complex I NDUFA9 subunit family protein, whose product MILVTGGTGFVGSHLIRQMRKQGLHVRALVRNPEKAKELKDLKVELIPGDIADREALDDAAAGVERVIHLVGIIQEAHGATFQGVHVEGTRNLLAAAKKAGVRHFLYQSALGTRPGARSEYHKTKWQAEELVRASGIPFTILRPSLIYGSGDQFTLRLAEVIRQSPVLPVIGSGKSKVQPIYIDDVVSCLVKAVTSDASLNEIYEIGGPEQLTYEEVTVAIAEALGIKRPTIHMPLFLMRPMARVLETVLPKPPLTTEQLIMLQEDNVCGVRDICEACGNVPVRFRDGLKRFLGRESGA is encoded by the coding sequence ATGATCCTGGTCACGGGCGGTACGGGCTTTGTGGGAAGCCATCTCATCAGGCAAATGCGCAAGCAGGGCCTCCACGTTCGCGCCCTGGTGCGGAACCCGGAGAAGGCGAAGGAGCTCAAGGACCTTAAGGTCGAGCTGATCCCGGGCGATATTGCGGACAGAGAGGCGCTCGACGACGCTGCGGCAGGCGTGGAGCGGGTGATCCATCTGGTCGGCATCATCCAGGAAGCACACGGAGCCACGTTCCAGGGCGTGCATGTCGAGGGAACGCGCAATCTCCTTGCCGCCGCGAAAAAAGCCGGTGTGCGCCACTTCCTGTACCAGAGCGCCCTCGGGACGAGGCCCGGGGCCAGGAGCGAGTATCACAAGACCAAATGGCAGGCCGAAGAGCTCGTGCGCGCGAGCGGCATTCCCTTCACGATCCTCCGTCCGTCGCTCATTTACGGGTCCGGCGACCAGTTCACGCTCCGGCTCGCCGAGGTCATCAGGCAATCGCCCGTCCTTCCGGTCATCGGTTCCGGCAAGTCGAAAGTACAGCCCATCTATATCGACGACGTGGTCTCCTGCCTCGTGAAAGCCGTGACCAGCGACGCGTCCCTGAACGAGATCTACGAGATCGGCGGGCCCGAACAACTGACCTATGAAGAGGTGACCGTCGCCATAGCAGAAGCCCTGGGGATCAAACGTCCGACGATCCACATGCCCCTTTTCCTCATGCGGCCCATGGCGCGCGTGCTCGAAACCGTGCTCCCGAAGCCGCCGCTCACCACGGAGCAGCTCATCATGCTGCAAGAGGACAACGTGTGCGGCGTACGGGACATTTGTGAAGCCTGCGGCAACGTTCCGGTCCGCTTCCGGGACGGGCTCAAGAGATTTCTCGGGCGGGAATCGGGAGCATAA
- a CDS encoding BamA/TamA family outer membrane protein has product MKSFILTLSLFLLIAAAPAFAKFDPSFTWTTLETPHFRIHYHQGGEEIAKRTAQIAEDVYARLVPRIKWEPRQKTEVVLVDAMDEANGMTTVLPYNQMVLLLTQPVGEPGFGTTPYEEWMRLLITHEYTHVLQLDMINGGLGGVLQRIFGRLYFPNALQPEWLIEGLAVYEETAQTSGGRGRSAGADMVLRMATLEGPFPHISQMTVSPDTWPSGDVPYLFGDSFTQYIADTYGRKKLADLSLNYSGRGAPFLVNSTAKETFGSYYGKLYREWKESLQKKYDKQRADVRARGETTSTALTRKGYETISPVYSPDGNRIAYFESNGDEFPGIYIMNSDGTKSRKLIENVFPTSASGMSPAWSPDGSRLYYTKLEVVRNTNLYDDIYFYDLKSDREVRVTNDVRGRDPDPSADGNKLLFVTNRLGQTRLALLDLSSHRDLPAGPRDITYLTEEGVVQYETPRWSPDGSRIAVSVWQPGGYKDVWILDANGNKLEEATHDRANDGAPAWSPDGRYLYFTSDRTGIFNIFAYEVETKKLYQVTNVLGGAFSPRPSPDNRNLVFTGYSAKGYDVHAVAVDPGSWKLAAPYQDPYPAMQYEERRFETAERPYNPLPTLAPRFWLPWIGYSQRSVLGGFLTEGQDVAQRHEYVITGLYGTKTNHFWYTFDYFYDGLYPTIHLSASDIDATYTNLLQQGTVGDDYVERQQTYGLEAIFPLIKTQTQHAVSIGYQWKELSAITDVIPGVLPWPGYNGPVPFQGVLASGRASYLFNNSRRYDFSISPEQGRTLELGYERFDKSIGSDLEFNKYTADWHEYISMPWQHHVLQVRAFAGTSTGVSMNTFPQGAFQLGGDMPGDITLSINDHQVYLRGYPTDEFRGKSAALLSLEYRFPIWNIERGFGQTPFFFRRLHGAVFAEAGNTWDDGSLHESDAKRSVGAELRMDMDLGYYLPITVRLGFAKGLDQEGENQLILNAWMPLGF; this is encoded by the coding sequence TTGAAATCCTTCATCCTCACCTTGTCCCTTTTCCTGCTTATTGCTGCCGCTCCTGCATTTGCAAAGTTCGACCCCTCGTTCACCTGGACAACGCTCGAAACGCCGCATTTCCGCATTCACTACCACCAGGGCGGGGAAGAGATTGCAAAAAGAACCGCTCAGATCGCCGAGGATGTGTACGCGCGGCTCGTGCCCCGGATCAAGTGGGAGCCCCGGCAGAAGACCGAGGTCGTGCTGGTCGACGCCATGGACGAAGCGAACGGGATGACGACCGTGTTGCCATACAACCAGATGGTACTGCTCCTGACCCAGCCGGTGGGCGAGCCGGGCTTCGGCACGACGCCCTACGAGGAGTGGATGCGCCTCCTGATCACCCACGAGTATACCCACGTGCTGCAGCTGGACATGATCAACGGCGGCCTGGGCGGCGTGCTGCAGAGGATCTTCGGCAGACTTTATTTTCCGAACGCGCTCCAGCCTGAGTGGCTGATCGAAGGGCTCGCGGTGTATGAAGAAACTGCGCAGACGTCAGGCGGCCGCGGCCGGTCGGCCGGCGCTGACATGGTCCTGCGCATGGCCACGCTTGAAGGTCCCTTTCCGCACATCAGCCAGATGACCGTCTCGCCGGACACGTGGCCGTCAGGCGACGTGCCCTATCTCTTCGGCGATTCCTTTACCCAGTATATCGCGGACACCTACGGCCGGAAAAAGCTGGCGGACCTGAGCTTGAACTACAGCGGTAGAGGCGCGCCTTTCCTCGTCAATTCCACGGCAAAAGAAACGTTCGGATCGTATTACGGAAAACTGTACCGCGAGTGGAAAGAATCGCTGCAGAAAAAATATGACAAGCAGCGTGCTGACGTCCGTGCACGGGGAGAGACGACATCGACAGCCCTGACCCGGAAGGGGTATGAGACAATCTCACCGGTCTATTCACCCGATGGGAATCGGATCGCCTATTTCGAGTCGAACGGGGACGAATTCCCGGGCATCTATATCATGAACAGCGACGGGACGAAAAGCAGGAAACTGATCGAAAATGTGTTCCCGACGAGCGCCTCGGGCATGTCACCTGCCTGGTCTCCGGACGGCAGCAGGCTTTACTACACCAAGCTCGAGGTCGTGCGGAATACGAACCTGTACGACGACATCTACTTCTACGATCTGAAGAGCGATAGGGAGGTGCGGGTCACGAACGACGTCCGCGGCCGTGATCCCGACCCCTCGGCCGACGGCAATAAACTGCTCTTTGTCACGAACAGGCTGGGCCAGACCAGGCTGGCGCTGCTCGACCTGTCCTCGCACCGGGACCTGCCTGCCGGGCCCAGGGACATCACGTATCTCACTGAAGAGGGCGTCGTTCAGTACGAGACCCCTCGGTGGAGCCCGGACGGCTCCCGCATCGCAGTAAGCGTGTGGCAGCCGGGCGGATACAAGGATGTCTGGATCCTAGACGCCAACGGCAACAAGCTCGAAGAAGCGACGCATGACCGGGCGAACGACGGCGCGCCCGCATGGAGCCCGGACGGCCGGTATCTCTATTTCACGTCGGATAGGACCGGAATCTTCAACATCTTCGCCTACGAGGTCGAGACAAAGAAGCTCTACCAGGTGACGAATGTCTTGGGCGGGGCTTTCTCTCCCCGGCCGTCTCCGGACAACAGGAACCTCGTTTTTACCGGGTACAGTGCCAAAGGCTACGACGTGCACGCTGTTGCCGTGGACCCGGGTTCCTGGAAACTGGCCGCACCGTACCAGGACCCGTACCCGGCCATGCAGTACGAGGAACGCAGGTTCGAGACAGCGGAGCGGCCCTACAATCCGCTGCCCACGCTTGCACCCCGGTTCTGGCTTCCCTGGATCGGCTACAGCCAGCGCTCGGTGCTCGGTGGCTTTTTAACCGAGGGTCAGGACGTGGCCCAGCGGCACGAATATGTTATAACCGGTCTCTACGGCACTAAGACGAACCATTTCTGGTACACGTTCGACTATTTCTACGACGGCCTGTATCCCACGATCCATCTGAGCGCCTCCGACATAGATGCAACGTATACAAACCTGCTCCAGCAGGGCACCGTGGGCGATGATTATGTCGAGCGGCAGCAAACCTACGGACTCGAGGCGATCTTTCCGTTGATCAAGACGCAGACCCAGCACGCGGTCTCGATCGGGTACCAGTGGAAGGAGCTATCGGCGATCACCGACGTCATTCCCGGCGTTTTGCCCTGGCCCGGGTATAACGGACCGGTCCCGTTCCAAGGCGTGCTTGCGTCCGGAAGGGCCAGTTATCTCTTCAACAACTCGCGGCGGTATGATTTTTCGATCAGCCCGGAACAGGGCAGGACCCTTGAACTGGGATATGAACGCTTTGACAAATCCATCGGGAGCGACCTCGAGTTCAATAAATATACCGCCGACTGGCACGAATACATCAGCATGCCCTGGCAGCATCATGTGCTCCAGGTGCGGGCCTTCGCAGGAACGTCGACGGGCGTCAGCATGAACACGTTTCCGCAGGGAGCTTTTCAACTCGGGGGCGACATGCCCGGCGATATCACCCTCTCCATCAACGACCATCAGGTCTATTTGCGGGGATACCCAACTGACGAGTTCCGGGGAAAGAGCGCAGCGCTTCTGAGCCTCGAGTATCGGTTCCCGATCTGGAATATTGAACGCGGTTTCGGCCAGACCCCGTTCTTTTTCCGAAGGCTGCATGGCGCAGTGTTCGCGGAGGCAGGGAACACCTGGGACGATGGCTCGCTCCACGAATCCGATGCGAAGCGTTCGGTCGGCGCCGAGCTCAGAATGGATATGGATCTTGGATACTATCTTCCCATTACCGTGAGGCTGGGTTTCGCGAAGGGGTTGGACCAGGAAGGAGAGAACCAATTGATCCTGAATGCCTGGATGCCGCTTGGGTTCTAG
- a CDS encoding DUF2721 domain-containing protein, whose amino-acid sequence MREISDIGSVSHVVQLAVAPVFLLTAIAAMLTVLTNRLSRIIDRARVLEVTLESTPAEKAADLHAELVILSRRSKHISLAITLCTTTALLVCTVIAILFLGNFFQFDFAITIALLFITAMLLLVAAFLVFLREIFIATANIRIGPR is encoded by the coding sequence ATGCGTGAAATAAGCGATATCGGATCTGTCTCTCATGTTGTCCAGCTTGCTGTCGCTCCGGTTTTTCTTCTCACCGCGATCGCAGCGATGCTGACGGTGTTGACCAACCGGCTTAGCAGAATTATCGATCGTGCGCGCGTTTTGGAAGTTACGCTGGAGAGCACACCAGCCGAAAAAGCCGCAGACCTTCATGCCGAACTGGTCATATTGTCACGGCGATCGAAGCACATCAGCCTGGCAATCACCCTCTGCACGACAACGGCATTACTGGTGTGCACCGTAATAGCTATCCTCTTTCTCGGGAACTTCTTTCAATTCGACTTTGCGATTACCATAGCGCTGCTCTTTATCACGGCCATGCTGCTCCTGGTCGCGGCATTTCTTGTTTTTCTGCGGGAAATTTTTATTGCTACAGCGAACATTCGTATCGGGCCCCGCTGA
- a CDS encoding TerC family protein: MDSLSFGTITFDWTFLSALLSIVVIDLVLAGDNAVVIAMAVRSLPKEQRRKGIIYGSAAAVLLRIIITFFVAKLLLVNYVKLAGGAVILWIAVKLFVEDEEAVATHHEGMSLWHAIRLIVIADITMALDNMLAVGGASHGNFFLLLFGLTLSIPLIVFTSSLLSLLMDKYPVIIYIGAAILGKVGGEMIMTDPVIGRLFAPGPVLRYALEGLFAAGVIAAGLFLVRRDRAKLEKAAQSRE, encoded by the coding sequence TTGGACTCGCTCTCGTTCGGCACCATCACTTTTGACTGGACGTTTCTCTCTGCCCTGCTGAGCATTGTCGTCATCGATCTGGTACTTGCCGGCGACAACGCCGTGGTCATCGCCATGGCCGTCCGGTCGCTGCCGAAGGAGCAGCGCAGGAAGGGCATCATCTACGGGTCGGCCGCTGCCGTCCTGCTCAGGATCATCATCACTTTTTTCGTGGCGAAGCTGCTCCTGGTGAACTACGTCAAGCTCGCGGGCGGGGCCGTCATCCTCTGGATCGCCGTGAAGCTCTTCGTCGAGGACGAGGAGGCGGTGGCGACGCACCACGAAGGAATGTCTCTCTGGCACGCGATCAGGCTCATCGTGATCGCCGATATCACGATGGCCCTCGACAACATGCTGGCCGTCGGAGGCGCCTCGCACGGCAATTTTTTCCTGCTCCTCTTCGGGCTCACGCTCAGCATCCCCCTCATCGTCTTCACCAGCAGCCTGCTCTCCCTGCTCATGGACAAATATCCCGTCATCATTTACATCGGAGCGGCCATCCTCGGAAAGGTCGGAGGGGAGATGATCATGACCGATCCTGTCATCGGAAGGCTGTTCGCGCCCGGTCCGGTCCTGCGTTATGCTCTCGAGGGATTATTTGCGGCCGGAGTGATCGCCGCCGGCCTGTTCCTCGTGCGGCGAGACAGGGCTAAACTGGAGAAGGCCGCGCAATCCCGCGAGTGA
- a CDS encoding PAS domain S-box protein, with the protein MQHHLLDTALYLLNPLAIQTLSIALGVLCLGIYALGRERDSPVSVVFFLLTLAIAVWLFAFTWMYSAKEESLAMWWARVAYVGIAFIPGASYHYSAMMLKDNEKVRLRILSSWMLGAFFLILIVSTDLQFGALYHYPWGFYPRYGLTSIPFLLYFAGSMGHVLHRYLAGYHRVPQGSPSLMPVRLRLVAFAIGCLGAVDFAPSFGLQLYPFGYVPIFLSIGLSVHAIVRYRFMPITPAFAARQIIDTMNDALIVLDRTGVIRLVNRAACALFGCSEQDLAGKQFSTVESIPFSREIESVIQGAEVRSSEATYRLQNSPDRILSLSASVMSDRIGEPLAIVCVVRDITELKGAEERLRNRNAFIESILNKLPIGLAVNSISDGMAIYLNEKFTEIYGWPTDVLGDVDDFFRHVYPDPVQREKVRETILSDIASGDPARMRWNDIPIMSGRGETRYVTAVNIPLPAQDLMISTVQDVTERVSAQKALIDSEKRYRRLVESVTDYLYAVKIDDGRPSNVMHGPGCLAVTGYGPEEYGADPDLWHRIVHPGDRDLVAGYEAKMLSGRPMKPVEHRIIHKDGSLRWVRNTAVLRFDKSGRLVDYDGLITDITPLKQLEAQLRQAQKMEAVGQLAGGVAHDFNNILTAIVGYGNLLVMKLPERDGLSAYARQILASADRAAHLTRSLLAFSRKQVIELRPVDLNAVIGQVEAMLARIIGEDIEFETKLLPQDLPVLADSVQLEQVLMNLAANARDAMSGGGLLTIETGVFEMGEDFLKTQGYGRPGTYASVIVTDTGSGIDEEIRAKIFEPFFTTKEVGKGTGLGLAMAYGIVKQHNGYIKVSSVPAQGTTFKIYLPLLATELPGKSRQASVCMQRGTEAVLLAEDDGEVRKLIRMVLEEAGYTVIEAVDGVDALEKFRGSSGIDLVVSDIIMPKKNGIEMYQELQRIRPEIKALFTSGYTSDSIRKKGILTLDLDIVQKPIAPKEFLQHVRRVLEKT; encoded by the coding sequence ATGCAGCACCACCTTCTCGATACTGCGCTCTACCTGCTGAACCCGCTTGCGATCCAGACGCTGTCGATTGCCCTGGGGGTTCTTTGTCTCGGGATCTATGCTCTGGGCCGCGAACGGGATTCCCCGGTGAGCGTGGTATTTTTCCTGCTGACGCTGGCAATCGCGGTCTGGCTCTTTGCCTTCACCTGGATGTACAGCGCGAAGGAAGAAAGCCTCGCGATGTGGTGGGCCAGGGTCGCCTATGTCGGCATCGCCTTTATCCCCGGCGCCTCCTACCACTACAGCGCGATGATGCTCAAGGATAACGAGAAGGTCAGATTGCGCATCCTGTCCTCCTGGATGCTCGGCGCTTTCTTTCTGATACTCATCGTGAGCACCGATCTCCAGTTCGGCGCACTGTACCATTACCCATGGGGATTTTACCCCCGGTACGGATTGACGAGCATACCGTTTCTGCTCTATTTTGCCGGCAGCATGGGTCATGTGCTGCACCGCTACCTGGCGGGATACCACAGGGTTCCTCAAGGCTCTCCCTCGTTGATGCCGGTCAGACTCAGACTGGTTGCGTTTGCCATAGGCTGCCTTGGGGCCGTTGATTTTGCCCCTTCCTTCGGGCTGCAGTTGTACCCCTTTGGCTATGTCCCGATCTTCCTCTCTATCGGCCTCTCCGTCCATGCGATCGTCCGCTACCGGTTCATGCCGATCACACCCGCCTTTGCCGCCCGCCAGATCATCGATACCATGAACGATGCCCTGATCGTGCTCGACCGTACAGGAGTGATCAGACTGGTCAACCGGGCTGCCTGCGCGTTGTTCGGCTGCAGCGAGCAGGATCTTGCGGGAAAGCAGTTCAGCACGGTCGAGAGCATCCCGTTCAGCAGGGAGATCGAATCGGTCATCCAGGGGGCGGAGGTCCGAAGCTCGGAAGCAACCTACCGGCTGCAGAACAGTCCCGACCGCATCCTCAGCCTGTCCGCCTCCGTCATGAGTGACCGCATCGGCGAGCCGCTTGCCATTGTGTGCGTGGTGCGCGATATCACCGAGCTCAAGGGCGCGGAGGAGCGGCTCCGGAATCGCAATGCCTTCATTGAGTCGATCCTGAATAAGCTGCCGATCGGCCTGGCCGTAAATTCGATCAGCGACGGGATGGCGATCTATCTGAACGAAAAATTCACGGAAATATACGGATGGCCGACGGACGTTCTCGGGGACGTGGATGACTTCTTCCGCCACGTGTATCCCGATCCCGTTCAGCGGGAGAAGGTGCGGGAAACGATACTGTCCGATATTGCCAGCGGCGACCCGGCGCGGATGCGGTGGAATGACATCCCGATCATGAGCGGGCGGGGAGAGACGAGATACGTTACCGCCGTCAACATCCCGCTTCCTGCGCAGGACCTGATGATATCGACGGTGCAGGACGTCACCGAGCGCGTGTCCGCCCAGAAGGCGCTCATTGACAGTGAGAAGCGCTACCGGCGGCTCGTCGAGTCGGTTACGGATTATCTGTATGCGGTCAAGATCGACGACGGCCGTCCCTCGAACGTCATGCACGGCCCCGGCTGCCTGGCGGTCACCGGGTACGGACCCGAGGAATACGGCGCCGATCCCGACCTGTGGCATCGTATCGTCCATCCCGGCGACCGGGACCTCGTCGCCGGCTATGAGGCGAAGATGCTGTCGGGCCGTCCGATGAAGCCCGTGGAGCACCGGATCATCCACAAGGACGGGTCGCTCCGATGGGTCAGGAACACGGCGGTGCTGCGTTTTGACAAAAGCGGGCGCCTCGTCGATTATGACGGCCTGATCACCGATATCACGCCGCTCAAGCAGCTCGAAGCCCAGCTTCGCCAGGCGCAGAAAATGGAAGCCGTGGGCCAGCTGGCGGGCGGTGTCGCTCACGACTTCAACAACATTCTTACTGCCATCGTCGGCTACGGCAACCTCCTCGTGATGAAGTTGCCGGAACGCGACGGCCTGAGTGCATACGCCCGGCAGATCCTTGCTTCTGCCGACCGGGCCGCGCACCTCACGCGCAGCCTCCTCGCGTTCAGCAGGAAGCAGGTCATCGAATTAAGGCCCGTTGACCTCAACGCCGTCATAGGCCAGGTGGAAGCGATGCTGGCAAGGATCATCGGAGAAGACATCGAGTTCGAGACGAAGCTCCTCCCGCAGGATCTGCCGGTCCTGGCGGACAGCGTGCAACTGGAACAGGTACTGATGAACCTGGCTGCGAATGCGCGGGATGCCATGTCGGGCGGCGGGCTTTTAACGATCGAAACGGGCGTCTTCGAAATGGGCGAGGATTTTCTGAAAACCCAAGGCTACGGCAGACCCGGAACCTATGCAAGCGTGATTGTCACGGATACCGGCAGCGGCATCGACGAAGAAATACGGGCGAAAATATTTGAGCCCTTCTTCACCACGAAGGAGGTCGGCAAGGGCACGGGGCTGGGGCTTGCGATGGCGTACGGAATCGTCAAACAGCACAACGGGTATATCAAGGTGAGCAGCGTGCCCGCACAGGGCACGACGTTCAAGATATACCTGCCGCTCCTCGCCACTGAGCTTCCGGGCAAGTCCAGGCAGGCCTCGGTCTGCATGCAGAGGGGAACGGAAGCCGTGCTGCTCGCCGAGGATGACGGGGAAGTGCGCAAGCTTATCAGAATGGTGCTCGAGGAAGCTGGCTACACGGTCATCGAGGCCGTCGATGGCGTAGACGCGCTGGAAAAGTTCCGGGGCAGCAGCGGCATCGATCTGGTCGTCAGCGACATCATCATGCCCAAAAAGAACGGCATAGAGATGTACCAGGAGCTGCAGCGGATCCGGCCGGAAATCAAGGCACTGTTCACCAGCGGCTATACGTCGGACAGTATCCGGAAGAAGGGGATCCTCACCCTGGACCTGGATATTGTCCAGAAGCCGATCGCGCCCAAGGAATTCCTCCAGCACGTGCGCCGGGTGCTTGAAAAAACATAG
- a CDS encoding SdpI family protein: protein MDHESLMFGLTNVFVGILVIALCLPLLKNKIGMNYFYGVRFRKSFKPDENWYKINRFGARRMIIWSVVIIIIGMLSLIIPVGARKSLHPLLARSPLIFIIPTIESWLFAKRLW from the coding sequence ATGGACCATGAAAGTTTAATGTTTGGTCTTACCAACGTCTTTGTTGGCATTTTGGTCATCGCCTTATGCTTGCCTTTGCTAAAGAACAAGATAGGGATGAATTATTTCTACGGCGTACGGTTCAGAAAATCGTTTAAGCCGGATGAGAATTGGTACAAGATCAATCGGTTTGGCGCGCGGAGGATGATAATCTGGTCTGTCGTCATCATTATCATTGGCATGCTGTCACTTATTATTCCTGTCGGTGCAAGAAAAAGCCTCCATCCCCTGCTTGCGCGTTCTCCCCTCATATTCATTATTCCCACCATTGAAAGCTGGCTCTTTGCAAAGAGACTTTGGTAA
- a CDS encoding putative sulfate exporter family transporter — MEEKTKGISEDWLAVWIGLFIFIVSLGAFVGTDVLKWGVTTGVWTDITKALKPISATWLGGFVSLVLTYVVLLVVMTLGAAALKADIKKFAIGFTVVFWISYFCWILGSWANIAVTTAPDMKKFGITWSLKLTAEAGFIIALLVGLFFGNFVPSLGNWIKEAVRPELYIKTAIVILGGSLGLMAAEKLGLATAVMFRGLCAIVEAYLIYWALVYFIARKYFKFSREWAAPLASGISICGVSAAIATGGAIKARPVVPIMVSSLVVIFAVVELVILPFFAETFLWKEPMVAGAWMGLAVKTDGAAVAAGAVTEGLILGKNAAAGIMYQPEWIKNAAAVVKVFIDVFIGVWAFVLAIIWCSFIECKPGERVRPGQIWDRFPKFVIGYIVTFLIILLVCMPASKTATAMSKQTGPLTKQIAAEETQQASLSKQVADEEAKLAATKPKDKKAIAALKSQIGNDKAAVASLTDKIAKDKAQLAPLNDQLKAPMATMGAAKAATGEANVFRGIFFVMTFFTIGLVSNFKKLWEEGIGKLAAVYVISLFGFIIWIGLIISWIFFHGVKPPLVG; from the coding sequence ATGGAAGAAAAAACAAAAGGCATCAGTGAAGACTGGCTGGCAGTATGGATCGGGTTGTTCATCTTCATCGTATCTCTCGGGGCCTTTGTCGGCACCGACGTCCTGAAGTGGGGCGTGACCACCGGCGTCTGGACCGACATCACGAAGGCGCTTAAACCGATCTCGGCGACCTGGCTGGGAGGGTTCGTGTCGCTCGTTCTCACCTACGTTGTCCTTCTCGTCGTCATGACCCTGGGCGCTGCTGCGCTCAAGGCGGACATCAAGAAGTTCGCCATCGGTTTCACCGTCGTGTTCTGGATAAGCTACTTCTGCTGGATCCTCGGAAGCTGGGCCAATATCGCGGTAACCACGGCGCCGGACATGAAGAAGTTCGGGATCACCTGGTCGCTGAAGCTCACGGCTGAGGCCGGTTTCATCATAGCCCTTCTCGTCGGTCTCTTCTTCGGTAACTTCGTACCGTCCCTGGGGAACTGGATCAAGGAGGCGGTCCGGCCCGAACTGTACATCAAGACGGCCATCGTCATTCTGGGCGGTTCGCTCGGCCTCATGGCAGCAGAGAAGCTGGGGCTCGCCACGGCGGTCATGTTCCGCGGCCTCTGCGCCATCGTCGAAGCCTACCTCATCTACTGGGCTCTCGTCTACTTCATCGCCCGCAAATATTTCAAGTTCAGCAGAGAATGGGCCGCCCCTCTGGCGTCCGGGATCTCGATCTGCGGCGTTTCGGCGGCGATCGCCACGGGCGGCGCGATTAAGGCCCGACCGGTGGTGCCCATTATGGTGTCCTCCCTCGTTGTGATCTTCGCTGTGGTCGAGCTTGTCATCCTGCCTTTTTTTGCCGAAACGTTCCTCTGGAAGGAACCGATGGTGGCCGGCGCCTGGATGGGCCTCGCGGTCAAGACCGACGGAGCAGCCGTTGCTGCCGGCGCGGTGACCGAAGGCCTGATCCTGGGAAAGAACGCAGCGGCAGGCATCATGTACCAGCCTGAATGGATCAAGAACGCCGCTGCGGTCGTGAAGGTTTTCATCGACGTCTTCATCGGCGTGTGGGCCTTCGTGCTTGCGATCATCTGGTGCTCGTTCATCGAGTGCAAGCCCGGCGAACGGGTGCGGCCTGGACAGATCTGGGACCGCTTCCCGAAGTTCGTCATCGGCTATATCGTCACCTTCCTGATCATCCTTCTTGTCTGTATGCCTGCGTCAAAGACAGCGACCGCAATGAGCAAGCAGACGGGCCCGCTTACCAAGCAGATAGCCGCTGAAGAGACCCAGCAGGCCTCTCTGAGCAAGCAGGTCGCCGACGAGGAGGCCAAGCTTGCCGCGACAAAGCCGAAGGACAAGAAGGCCATCGCGGCGCTGAAAAGCCAGATCGGGAACGACAAGGCTGCCGTTGCTTCCCTGACCGATAAGATCGCAAAGGACAAGGCACAGCTGGCACCCCTGAACGACCAGCTCAAGGCGCCGATGGCGACGATGGGCGCCGCGAAAGCCGCGACCGGCGAGGCCAACGTCTTCCGGGGGATCTTCTTCGTCATGACCTTCTTTACGATCGGCCTGGTGTCGAACTTCAAGAAGCTCTGGGAAGAGGGCATCGGCAAGCTCGCCGCGGTCTATGTGATCTCGCTCTTCGGGTTCATTATCTGGATCGGGCTTATTATCTCGTGGATCTTCTTCCACGGCGTCAAACCGCCGCTGGTGGGCTAG